From the genome of Kluyveromyces lactis strain NRRL Y-1140 chromosome F complete sequence:
AGCATGTGATACCCTTGCTCGGTTCTGAAACCTCACCAAGGTATGTTacattcaaattcaaacgGTATCAATGCGATTTAAACCAGTTCATGGACCAACATTGGAAGGCGAAATACAATCCGTACTTGTTAGATAATTCTACAAAAACATATTCAAATACCATACCACTCGATCACTCGACAGTGATTATAAGACAAATAATCGAGGGATTAGTTTATATACACGGTAATGGCATTATACATAGGGATGTCAAACCGCAGAATATCATGCTTAACTCGTACAATGAAGTCGTATTAGGGGACTTCGGTATAAGTTACAATAGGAATCTGGATAATGAGGCCAAGACCTGTGATTGTTCCACATCAATTTACAAAGCACCAGAGCTTCTCTTTAGCGTGTCAAATTACAAATTCGAGATAGATATTTGGGCATTAGCTGTGTTGATTTCTCAACTCTGGAACGATAAAACACaatccaaatcaaaaagCAGCAAAGTGATAGACATTGATTTCGACGAATGTTCTGACATAAAACTTGTGCTCACTTTATTTGATAAGTTTGGGAAACCCAGTAACGAGGATTGGCCTCAGGTGACTAAAAATGAATCATTCAATGGGATGTTCGGGAATGTTTCAAGCGATAATTTCTTGCATAGGAGACCAATTGACGAACAACTGATTCAAGTGTACAAATGGATGCCTCTCATAACGGACAACCCAAAATTAGCTAAGATGTGGCTACGCATGGTCAAATTCGATGGTAATCTGAGAATATCGGCAGAGCAACTCTTGGTATCTATCTAGTAGTGTTTCTTTGTAGCTCCATAAAATGTTGAACCTGCTTTAATCTTTgtatctctttcttctgaaCTAACATCTGTCTTTTCATCTCGTTCAATTCGACAGATGGTGTGCTAACTTTCTTCTCGGTATCCATATTTAAAACTTCGGCGGGGTGACAACAATACCGGTTGTCAGAAATTTCATTTGAATCCATTGGCAGTTTCCCTCGATTTATTGTCCTTGAGTGGACTATTGTGACCTTGAGAGATGAGATCAAAATCCGTTTTCAAATTAGAAAAACATACAAGCACGATATTGGATTCACGAAATAGATAAGTTATAAACTACTTCATGTCTATCCCATTAGCTAGACCTACGATCTCACAGGAACATTAACACATAGGAGAGGACTATGTTTCTAAGGTTACTCCTCCATACATGGAGGAAATGCCGATCAATCCTGCTTTTGCTCATTACTGCAAGCGTTTTATTCTACTATACCTTTGAAAATGAGATTGAGCATCTTAATTCTTTTGCATACACTGATTCTTTACCATTGATTCAGAACCAAGATTCGCATAATGCTCCTGTAGCTGGTTCTGCAGATAAAATTACACACGATGAAATATCCAAGGAGCTGACCGATAAGTCGAGTTTGtctgaaaagaataagTATTTCCCCATATTGCTAGAGAATAGCGACGAAGCCTTGAAGTATCGGTCGGAAAATTATGACAGTAAGGAGCCATTCCACCCCTTCCATCCTTTCTATGAGAAAAAAACTGTTATACCTTACAAACAAATTAGCAAACAGTATCCGCAATTGAATCGAGTGTCATCTATTCATTCGAACGCTTTAATAAAGGACGAGCTATTGTATCATTGGACAGCTAGAATAAACCGCATTACAGACCATGCCTACTTGGATTTGCAAACaaatatttccattttgTCTACGGACTCACTTTTACAGCGAAATGAATCACTTCTTACCGTGACCGCTGTACTTAATAAG
Proteins encoded in this window:
- the CAK1 gene encoding cyclin-dependent protein kinase-activating kinase CAK1 (uniprot|Q8J0L1 Kluyveromyces lactis cak1 Cyclin-dependent kinase activating kinase 1), producing the protein MTNKTNMTTPIKIQTGCADLELFPDIVVKRIDLELQRPPHNAHTELEILKTLSNKHVIPLLGSETSPRYVTFKFKRYQCDLNQFMDQHWKAKYNPYLLDNSTKTYSNTIPLDHSTVIIRQIIEGLVYIHGNGIIHRDVKPQNIMLNSYNEVVLGDFGISYNRNLDNEAKTCDCSTSIYKAPELLFSVSNYKFEIDIWALAVLISQLWNDKTQSKSKSSKVIDIDFDECSDIKLVLTLFDKFGKPSNEDWPQVTKNESFNGMFGNVSSDNFLHRRPIDEQLIQVYKWMPLITDNPKLAKMWLRMVKFDGNLRISAEQLLVSI